In a single window of the Rhineura floridana isolate rRhiFlo1 chromosome 3, rRhiFlo1.hap2, whole genome shotgun sequence genome:
- the LOC133381526 gene encoding class I histocompatibility antigen, Gogo-B*0201 alpha chain-like isoform X2 has protein sequence MRFLLRGCLLLLGGAAILQGGCSGSTSHSLHYFHLAILEPGQERPHFIAVGYMDNQLFASYSSDTKRYQPRAPWIERALSTEYWDGQSKIGRGNEQLYRVDLVTLGNRYNQSEGLHTLQYMAGCELSPDGRKGGYSQFGYDGRDFLSLDKETLTWTAADAEAQMTKRKLDADVTLTQGRKYYLEEVCIEWLQKFLALGQETLLRTVNAWLIIGAVLGAVAPVLLMAAGIIFFIIRKERANAAYRAASLHTACRHLLVNEKREEGDSLKA, from the exons ATGAGGTTTCTGCTTCGGGGATGTCTTTTGCTCCTGGGGGGAGCTGCCATTCTGCAGGGGGGCTGCTCCG GCTCCACCTCGCACTCCCTGCACTACTTCCACTTGGCCATCTTGGAGCCTGGCCAGGAGCGGCCCCACTTCATTGCCGTGGGGTACATGGACAACCAGCTCTTTGCCAGCTACAGCAGTGACACGAAGAGGTACCAGCCCCGCGCGCCCTGGATCGAGCGAGCCCTCAGCACCGAGTACTGGGACGGACAAAGCAAGATCGGGCGTGGCAATGAGCAGCTCTACAGGGTGGACCTGGTGACTCTGGGGAACCGCTACAACCAGAGCGAGG GGCTTCATACCCTGCAGTACATGGCTGGCTGTGAGCTGAGCCCAGACGGGCGCAAAGGTGGTTATTCCCAGTTCGGCTACGACGGGAGGGACTTCCTCAGCTTGGacaaggagaccctcacctggacGGCGGCCGACGCGGAGGCTCAGATGACCAAGAGGAAGCTGGATGCGGATGTGACCTTGACCCAAGGCCGTAAATACTACCTGGAAGAGGTCTGCATTGAGTGGCTGCAGAAGTTCTTGGCCCTTGGGCAGGAGACGCTTCTGAGGACGG tCAACGCTTGGCTCATTATAGGAGCTGTTTTGGGGGccgtggctcctgtcctgctgaTGGCTGCAGGGatcatcttcttcatcatca GGAAAGAGCGAGCAAATGCAGCCTATAGAGCAGCCTCAC TTCACACGGCATGTCGTCACCTTTTGGTGAATGAGAAGAGAGAAGAGGGGGACTCGCTGAAGGCTTGA
- the LOC133381526 gene encoding class I histocompatibility antigen, Gogo-B*0201 alpha chain-like isoform X1, with amino-acid sequence MRFLLRGCLLLLGGAAILQGGCSGSTSHSLHYFHLAILEPGQERPHFIAVGYMDNQLFASYSSDTKRYQPRAPWIERALSTEYWDGQSKIGRGNEQLYRVDLVTLGNRYNQSEGERRVRFPHPTSVLLLRGLHTLQYMAGCELSPDGRKGGYSQFGYDGRDFLSLDKETLTWTAADAEAQMTKRKLDADVTLTQGRKYYLEEVCIEWLQKFLALGQETLLRTVNAWLIIGAVLGAVAPVLLMAAGIIFFIIRKERANAAYRAASLHTACRHLLVNEKREEGDSLKA; translated from the exons ATGAGGTTTCTGCTTCGGGGATGTCTTTTGCTCCTGGGGGGAGCTGCCATTCTGCAGGGGGGCTGCTCCG GCTCCACCTCGCACTCCCTGCACTACTTCCACTTGGCCATCTTGGAGCCTGGCCAGGAGCGGCCCCACTTCATTGCCGTGGGGTACATGGACAACCAGCTCTTTGCCAGCTACAGCAGTGACACGAAGAGGTACCAGCCCCGCGCGCCCTGGATCGAGCGAGCCCTCAGCACCGAGTACTGGGACGGACAAAGCAAGATCGGGCGTGGCAATGAGCAGCTCTACAGGGTGGACCTGGTGACTCTGGGGAACCGCTACAACCAGAGCGAGGGTGAGCGGAGGGTGcgattcccccaccccacatcAGTCCTCCTTCTTAGAG GGCTTCATACCCTGCAGTACATGGCTGGCTGTGAGCTGAGCCCAGACGGGCGCAAAGGTGGTTATTCCCAGTTCGGCTACGACGGGAGGGACTTCCTCAGCTTGGacaaggagaccctcacctggacGGCGGCCGACGCGGAGGCTCAGATGACCAAGAGGAAGCTGGATGCGGATGTGACCTTGACCCAAGGCCGTAAATACTACCTGGAAGAGGTCTGCATTGAGTGGCTGCAGAAGTTCTTGGCCCTTGGGCAGGAGACGCTTCTGAGGACGG tCAACGCTTGGCTCATTATAGGAGCTGTTTTGGGGGccgtggctcctgtcctgctgaTGGCTGCAGGGatcatcttcttcatcatca GGAAAGAGCGAGCAAATGCAGCCTATAGAGCAGCCTCAC TTCACACGGCATGTCGTCACCTTTTGGTGAATGAGAAGAGAGAAGAGGGGGACTCGCTGAAGGCTTGA